The window GCTTCTAGGTTTTcaagaaaccaaaacaaaaaacaaaaacaaacaaaaacaaacaaacaaacaaacaacaacaacaacaacaaaaacataactAGAGAGGGTAGAAAGTAACTACCTGATAGAATTAAGCCAacataacaaataaatgaatggcaTCCATCACCCAAGATATGATGTTCTTACTGGTTCTATCCAGAGTCATGGAGGGGATATAAATCCCATTAGATTTTTCCTCAAACCCAGACACTGCCACTAACCTCCTTGATGATCTTGGACAATTCATCGTCTTTCtttgtgccttggtttccttaaatgtaaaatttatagGGTGGATTATATAGTTACTAGTTCTGGAGCTATGATGTGTGTCCAGTCATGAAAGTGATCAAACTTTTATCaagttcagaaaaataaaataaaataatataggaaCTTAAGCTCAAGTCACCAGGGAAAATTGCAATTCAGGATCAGTGATTTGGGATTCTAGAATCTAGATCTGGAGCTTCAGGGATCTCCAAGGCCACAGaacctcattttgtagatgaagaaactgagacccaaagaggtgAGCTAAGGTCAAAAGGCCATTAGCATACCCATGCATGGGATATTAAGTGCACGAGCAGAAACAGTGCCATACGGTTCACCTCTCACTCTATATATGGGCTTTTTGAGTCAAATCTTTATATTTGTTGGAGCTTCTAAGCACTCTGGGGCATGGGATTCCTGCTTTTCTCCTTCACCATGGATAAGGAGCaactgaaaataattgaacaaaaagtAGGGGAAGCAAAGGCCTTTAAAAGCATGAGAATAATTATGTCTTTGGGATGATTATGACTTTAGATGACAATAAGGAAAAGTCTAatctagtatcttttttttttcctgtgatctCAACAGAAACCATATGTGTGCAAGATCCCCGGCTGCACTAAACGGTACACAGACCCCAGCTCCCTCCGCAAACACGTGAAGACTGTGCATGGCCCCGAGGCTCATGTCACGAAGAAGCAACGCGGGGACCTCCATCCCCGGCCTCCCCCTCCTCGGGAGCCTGGAAGCCACGGCCCATCCCGCTCTCCTGGCCAGCAGACTCAGGGGGCCTTGGGCGAGCAGAAGGACCTCAACAATTCTACCTCAAAGCGGGACGAATGCCTGCAAGTGAAAACAGTCAAGTCCGAGAAGCCAATGGTAGGCGCTTGCCTCCCCTTTGGGTTTGTCCTGGAGCCCCCAAACCCCTTTAGAAGTCAAGAAACTTGAGTCCAAAATCTGGATCTGAAATCCAAGACAGGATGTCTCCCCCTGCCAGCCTCTCAGGACTGATGTAATCGGCTCTGGTCACACAGCCTGCAGGCTTTTCTTGCCTGTGAACTTTCCATAAGATAATCATGTTAAAAGGGTGTCTTCAACCCCTAATTCCACAGCATTTTTTATCCATCTTGAACCAGAGTGCTGTGAGGAAGCTAGAAAGCCACAATTGCCTCATAGAAAGACGGCCATTATCTTGTCATATAATCCCTGCAGTTATAGAACAATTGAGTTGAGGGACCAAGGGAGGATGGGGGTTAATATCAAGACCCCAAGCCTCTTCCCTCAGACACTTCCCCAAACTCCTGGTCTGGAGCATCTGGGAGCTCCAAGAAGCTCCCCAAAAGGAAATGTCATAAAAGGATTCGAAAACGGGTGTTTAGCAGGCAGAGCCACATGTTTGGGCGAGAGgttgaagttattttttatttactttcttggatatttttattcattttttgtccTATGAAGCATCTGACAATGGAGTAAGATTCAATTCCATGTATTTAGGCACGAGGACAAACTCCAGTTAAATAGGAAAATCTATTCCCAGTCAGATGGGCACGATTTCACCTTAAATATATTTGCCAACTCTTTGTAGGTATGAATACCTGTATTTCTAGATGACAAGAGCGGGGATATGGGGAATAGACAGGCAGCCTTAGAGTTAGGATGAACAGGGTGCAAATTTTGCCTTGGATGCTAATgaattttgtgactttgggcaactaTTTCTCttgttctcagtttctttatctataaactggggtgggggggagcttGGATTAGAACCTTTCTAGTTCTCAACCTCTGTATCTGTGAACATCTTCCTTCTTGTGCTCTGAGGACTCTGAGAAGACTCTAAAGTTGGAAGCAGGTGCTAATCTGCCTTAGTTGCTTGCAGGGAGCTCTTTCCACCAGTGTATGATGCCCAGAGACAGGCCCATAACAATGGAGGAGCTCCGTATGGGGTAACTTTTAGTGTATGGGCTATGGTCCTTTTAGaaaacaaactatttgaaaatccTAATTGACAAAGTAATtaaattacaaagtaattttcctcATAATTCCTTTAGATATAAATACCTCGTGTGGTATTTCTGTAGCAGATTAAATTTTGTGTCCATCCTTACGTGAGCCTCACAACATGTCGCAGGATGTTGACATTGGAAGAATCCAATATGAATTCAGCCTCCTCCTGAAAAATTGCAGGATGACATAGGTAGAGCAATCTAACAGGTAGAACAGTCTAACAAGAACAAAAAGTAGAACAAACCTGTGCTAATATCCTACAACATCTCTTCTCAtttggaggagaggaaaaggacttTTCAGCTGCTTTGGTCGCATATATCAAAGATGGAAGCTTTTGGTTCCAGCCAAGAGCATCCTGTCCTGCCTTCCCtgactcatttttttaatcaatcaatcagtcaatcagtaattgtttattaaatgcctactgtgtgctaggcactgtattGAGTGCTGAGAATCCCAGGGCTTGGGCATGCATCCCAGTGCAGTTTTGCCAGCTCCCAAGAACACAGTAAGTGGGGTAAGGACATGGCCTGAGAGTTGAAAAGATTctaacctcagaaacttactaattTTGTAGAATAGGCAAATATTCTACCTTTattgcttcagcttcctcatctgtaaaatggggatattaataacacctacttctcaggatttctatgaggttcaaatgaggtcATATATGTAATGCATATAGCAAGCCTTAAAGTAATACATCAATgctattttagttattattatttatatttgtattgtatattgttatattgtttggatttatatttatatttatattattattattattattaatggcaCAACATGGGATatccaatattttcttttacgTCCAACGTCAATGGCGGGAACAGAAGATTCAGGCACATTCAGTTCTAAAATAGTTTAGATATTCCAGGGTGCTGATTAGTTGGGGAACTCATTAAATGATGACACATTAGATCCAGAAGGACCCTTAACAATGTCcttttccaatttcctcattttattgataaagaaactgaggcccaggtgGATTAGTTTGCTTACATGAGAAACAAAAACAGTTGATATTCCCTGAATAAGTAGGTAGTAGACCCTTAACTGGTTAggattttctttccttaaagaaaaatatctgcCAGCCCCCTCTGTGCATTTGCGGGTCCTTAATACGTGTCTCCAATTGATCTTGGTTCCATTGCGTTTTAAACATGACGACTAGTTGTTTTGCTTTACCTTGTTTGTGAATTCAATTTTGTCACCTTTTCTCCTTACTAATCCAATGTCTCTTTTGTCTAATGCTCTTAACTGTCTTGTTCTCACTTCCTAAGGACAGTGGGTAATCAGGTGAGGGAAACTGACCTTCTCAGATGTCTTGTCACTGGAATGTTAGTGGGGCCTTGTTGTTCTGGCTTTCCTTTCCATCATATGTGTGACCCTCTCATGACGCCCCCAGTGGTGAACCTTTGGTCAGCCACGTTCCCATTCTCAATGtcgtgttttgttttgttttgttttttggtgattCTTAGCATGTGGGAAATTGGGGCTCACTCcatctgtgtgtatgtgcatagGTCTTGCATGACACATGAGAATGTGGCTAGTCCCTGAATACATCTCCCAGCTTCCCCCTGCTCCTGGGTATCATTTGTCTCACACTGTGAATCCACTGGGCCCCCCTCGGAGGGTGTATGCAGAAATCATGAATTCACTTGTGTCACCATTTTAGGATGTGTTGGAATGGGCTTGCTTCTGTGGCCAAGTAGAATTGCATGAGTATTCAGATTTCTCATTAAGTGGTGATAAATCTGCCTCTTATTTGCATTTGATGAGAGGGCAAGGCAGGGACAGCTAAGGGCTTCCAAGGCCTCTCACTGCTCCCAAAGGAGGATCCCTTCAGGCCTGGGCTGGGGCTTCAGGCACAAAACAAAGCACATCTTCAGTCTAGCCCAACTGGGACTGGGTTTGCCCATTCATGCTGGATGGCTGCCCATTCCCAGCTGGTGGAGGTTTGGGAGCCAATTAGAAGGGCGTAGGTAAAGGGAGAAGATTCCCCATTAGTGTCTGTGCATGCATGAGATATGCAGAAGGCCCACCAAGAGGTCTTGCGCATGAGCCAGGCTGTTGTGAAAGCCTGCTTCAAGAGGTCAATCTTGTGAGCATTTGTTGTGTTTGTGCAGAAGGACAcgtgcagtgtgtgtgtgtgtgtgtgtgtgtgtgtttctgtgctttaaagaggaagaagaggagacaaagaataaaatgaatcaaTCTAAGATAGACACAGGGTTCCACCAGTGATGCTGGTGACACTGACAGTGATACAGTGATACTGATGCAGTGACACAGATATAGTGATATGGTTTTACTGAAATAGTGATACTGATACAGTGAGACAGTGACACTGATACAGTGCAGTGATACAGTGATAGAGATACAGTGTTACAGTGACACTGATACAGTGATACAGATTCAGTGATGTTGTGATATTAATACAATGATATAGTGATATTGATAGTGACATTGATACAGTGACATAGTGATTCAGTGATAAGTGACACTGATATAGTGAGACCAGTGACACTGATACAATCCAGTGATACAGTGATACAGGTACAGTGATAGTAATTCAATGATACTGATATAGTGACACAATTACAGTGATGCAGTGATACTGATACCGTGATACAGCAATACTGATACAGTGATATAAATACAGTGACATCGATATAGTGATACAGTGACACTGATACAGTGAAAGACAGTGACACTGATACAATGATGCAGTGATATTGATACAATGATACAGATACAGTGATATAGTGACATTAATACAGTGATACAATGATGCAGTGATACTGATACAGTGATACAGATACAGTGATGCAGTGACAAATACAGTAATACTGATGTGATACTGATATAGTGATACTGATACAGTGACACTGGTAAAGTGATACAGTGATATAGTAATACAGTGATACAGTGACACAGTGACACCAATACAGCAATACAGTGACACTGATACAATGATGCAGTGATGCAGTGATACTGATACAGTGAGACAGACAGTGATAAAGTGATACTGATAGTGACACAGTGACACTGATGCAGTGATACAGCGATGCAGTGATACTGATACAGTGAGACAGTGACACTGATGCAGTGATAgtgacactgatacattgatAAAGTGATACAGTGATACTAATACAGTGAGACAGTGACACTAATACAGTGGGACAGTGACACTGATGCAGTGAGACCACTAGTCACTGATACAGTGAGAGAGTGACACTGAGCATCTGTGATCATTGGTTGTCTACTGGCTCCTTTCTAAAGTGCCTGGGGCGCAACAAAACAGCAGGAGTCACTGGCCACTCACCCCCACATCACTCCTCCATGGTAGACTAGCTCAATAGCCAGCTAAGGCTCATGCTTCTGCTTGACAAATTTCTCTCTGGTCTCCCTTCCCTCAACAGACATCTCAGCCAAGCCCTGGTGGTCAGTCTTCATGCAGCAGCCAACAGTCCCCCAGCAGCCCCTATTCCAACAGTGGGATCGAGCTCCATCTGACCAACGGAGGCAGTATAGGAGACCTCAGCGCCATTGACGAAACCCCCATCATGGACTCTACCATTTCCACGGCAACCACCGCTCTTGCCTTGCAAGCTCGGAGGAACACGACAGGGACCAAATGGATGGAGCAAGTAAAAGCAGAAAGATTTAAACAAGTGAATGGAATGCTTCCACGACTGAACCCCATCCCACCTCCAAAAGCCCCCGTGTTAGCTCCTATCATAGGAAACGGTAAGAAAACTCAACAGCCCCCAGATTTCTCAAAGGCATCATGTTTCCTTCTAAAGAGCAGTCAACCAGCAAGCATTGCTTAGCTTCTGTTATGGGCCAGGTACTAGACAAACCACTGGGTATTCCAAAACAAACATGAGGAAGGCCCTGTCTCCTATGGGGGTGATGGGGATGATGGGTACACACAGTCACCTGCAAAGAGTAAATCCAGGGTCATTTCTTCTCCCCCTGGAGTCTGCCTCCTCTTTGAGCTTTTGTGACACTGttctttcctggttctatttcTGCCATCTAACAGTTCCTTCTCAGTGGTTCATCTTTCATATCACACCCCCTCACTTTAAGTGTTCCCTATGACTTTGTcctggcttttcttttttcttacttagaAACTTCCCAACCTTTGACATATTCCTAAACTGACCACTTAGAGATGTCTCTATCTTGCCCAAGGCCTTCTGCTGAGATTTATTCCCTTATGACTACTTTCCaattggatatttcaaactggatatctcATAAGAATCTCAATTAATTATCCTTCCTTCACAACCTACTCTTCTACTGAatctccttttaaattttatatcttttgtgttttatatatatttgcatatatatacatgcacacacatagacacacagacatatattatgtatatatatatatgtatatgtctttgGACTAcaagttttacatatatatgtgtatatatatatatatatatatatatatatatatatacacacacacacacacatatgtatatatgtaatttgaagttccaaattttctgccACCTTAGCCCCTCCTCCACCTACTGGGAAGGCAAGCAGTATGATActcattatacatataaaatcatgtaaaacatttcaatataaccatgtcacaaaaaagaaaaaaaaataaggaaaatttgatttttttgtctgtgtatttgcgtgtgtgtgtgtgtttgtgtgtctggaCCAGATAGAAGTTTTTATTatgaattatcttggatcattatattagtTCATTGAGGCAATTGGCTATCTCACTTGATAAAGtcttgggcctggagtcaggatgatctgagttcaaatctggactcagacacttaatagttgagtgtccctgagcaaatcacttaattctggtTTGCCTTattccattggagaaggaaatggcaaaccattccagtatgtcTGCCACGAAATCTCCATAAACAGCACTGGTGTGCTGTGGACCACAGAGTCATGAAgcattggacacaactgaatgaacAACAAGAAGCCTTCATCAGAGTAACTaggtctttcacagttgatcattatcaAAATATTCCTGTTACTGGATACactgatctggttctgctcatttcactttggatCAGTTTGCTTCCAggttcttctgaaatcatcctgcttgtcatttttatagcacagtaatattccttcacaatcccataccacagcttgttcagccgttccccaattgattgctttccagttctttgccaaccCACAAATAGAGCCACTAGAAATCTTTTTGTACAGATAAGTcttcgtctttttttttttttttcaagtttttgggTTAAAGATCTTGTAGTGGTCAAAGATTATACACACCATTTCTGAACTTCCTGATGACTTTTGAAGGCATCCTTCTATTCTCTCAAGTTCCCAACATccttatcttctcatttttacctATAACATATCAATGTTTGTTGTTTATTGGCAAcaaccaataattttttttaccatttttatttccataacaTCTCATGTGTATCCCCTTCTTTTCATTCACATGACCACCATCCCAGTTCAGGTCCTCTTCCCCTTTTACCTGGACTGTGGCAGTAGTTTCCTAATTGATCTTCCTGTCTCTAAACTTTCCTCTTCCTATTTACTCTCCAGTCATCTCTCAAATCTGACCACTCCACTCCCTCACTCAATGaattccagtggctctctattaaGAATCAACAGAAATTTCCCAGACATTCAGAACATGCCGCACCTTGCCCCCCCACTTACATTtccaactttattatatattacttttgtTCATGTTCTCCAGTCTAGCCAAACTTCCCTTCTTAGGGTTCTTTTTATATTATCCACTACCCCTTGTCTATGGCCTTCACGCTGACTTTTTGTCATGAATATAGTCTTCACTTCTGCTTGTAATATCCCTCCATGGGATTGTAGCCTCAGTTCAAGTACTCCCTTCTACATGAGCTCTTTCTTGGTCATTCTACCTTCTCatgcctttccctttcctccaaattactttgtatgactttgcatttatttttgtgtAGCTAAATATGTACATCTCTCCTCTAACCCATTTCAAGATCCTGGAGGACAGGACCGGTTTTGGATGATGTTTTTAGCATTATGTCTAGCATGAGTATGTTTGGGGATTGTTCATTGAGAATAGCTgcctccaaatatttgaagattctCTTGTAGAAGAGGACTTGATTTGGACCCACAAAGCAGAACCCACAAGCTCTCAATAGGAGCTGTCCAAAGTCAAATTGGACAAGTCCTTACAATCCAAGTCCTCTCAAGATGGAGTGGGCTGCATCGGGAGGTAGTAGGTCCCTTGTCAATGTAGAGATTCAAGAAAGGGTTTCGATGACCACTTATgggtattttggtttttttattaaagtttttattattttcaaaacatatggaaggataatttttcaccattgacccttgcaaaaccttgtattccaatttcccctcttttccctccccccttccctagaaggCATGCAATccagtatagattaaacatggtaaaatatatatgttaagtccaatataggcattcatatttatagttatcttgctgcacaagaaaaatcaaaagtaaaaacaaatgacaaagaaaataaaatgcaagcaaacaacaaaaagagtgagaatgctatgttgtggtccactctcagttcccacagtctctctctgggcaTAGGtgctctttatcacaagatcactggaactggccggagtcatctcattgttgaagagagccatgtttaTGGGTATTTTGTAGGGAGGATTGCTGTTCAGAGAGAGGTTGGATCGAGGTCCCATCTCACTCTGTGATTTGGCCTTCGTTGCCTTACCCCAGGAACGGGGATTTTACTCTGACTCTTGTTCTTCCCAAAGCCGGTCTGGCAAAGCCTGGCGTGCAGGGGAGCCAAGGTTTTCTGGGAGCCGCGCTCCTTGGCTGCAGccctccttcattttctctttctgtctctgctcttTTTACAGGAATACAGTCCAACCCCAGCTGCAGCATGAATGGGCCTATGACTATCCTTCCCAACAGGAACGACCTGTCCAGCGTCGATGTCACCATGCTGAACGTGCTGAACCGACGGGACAGCAACACAAGCACCATCAGCTCGGCCTACCTGAGCAGCCGCAGGTCCTCGGGCATCTCCCCCTGCTTCTCCAGCCGCAGGTCCAGCGAGGCTTCCCAAGCTGAAGGCCGGCCCCAGAACGTGAGCGTGGCTGACTCCTACGACCCCATCTCCACAGACGCCTCCCGCCGCTCCAGCGAGGCGAGTCAGGCCGATGGGCTGCCCAGCCTCCTCAGCCTCACCCCTGCTCAGCAGTACCGGCTGAAGGCCAAGTACGCGGCGGCGACCGGGggcccccctcccacccccttacCCAACATGGAGAGGATGAGCTTGAAGACGAGGATGGCCCTGATGGGGGACTGCAGGGAGTCTggtctctccccattccccccGGTCAACCCTCCCCGAAGATGCAGCGATGGGGGAAGCAACAGTTACGGGCGGAGGACCCTTTTGCCTCACGACATGCTGGGGAACGGGATGCGAAGAGCCAGCGACCCCGTTCGGATGGTCTCAGAGAACCTTTCTTTGCCTCGAGTTCAGCGTGTCAACAGTCTTAATAGCTTTAACCCTCCCGTGATGCCTCCAGCCGTGGAAAAACATAATTTTGCGCTCCAGAATTACACTCGCCCCGAGGGCGGCCTGTTCCGTAATTTCTACTCTTCTCCTTGTCCTCCGAGCATCAGTGAGAACGTGACCTTGGAATCTTTGACCATGGAACCTGATGCCAACCTGAACGACGAGGACTTCCTGCCCGATGACGTGGTGCAGTACCTGAACTCCCAGGGCCAGGGCGGCTACGAGCAGCACTTCTCGGGTGGCATTTCCGAGAACGGCAAAGCGTCCCACGGGATGGTCAACGGCCATCACGGGCTCGACCAGCCCCACCTGCCGAATGGCCACGGCGTCTCTCAGTATCACGCCCCGGAGCCGCCCAGCTCGGAAGCCAGCAAGAGCGACCTCCCCATCCAGTGGAATGAAGTCAGCTCTGGGAGTGCCGACCTGTCCCCGACCAAGCTGAAGTGTGGCCAGCGCCCGTCGGCCCTTCAGGCCCGTGCCTTTGGGTTATATAACAACATGGTCGTGCAGCAGCAGAATCTTTTGCGGAACGGGGTGTCCCAAGCCAATGGTTACCAGCAGCTGGTGGAAAATAGTTCCTGCGGCCTTCAGGAGAACTTGCTCCCTAATAGCGGGGGTGGAAACGGTACCAATGGAACTTCTTTCCATTTGCAGGCAGGCAAGGCTCAGCAGTACTCGGATGGCCTCAATAGACAGGCGGCAGTTGGGGGAACGCTAGACGGTTCCTGTGGCTCCTTGATTTCGGGACAGAAGCTGAGAAGCAACAGCATGACCTTGAATGGAAGCCAGCCCAACTATGGTATGTCAGGAGCCGCCAGCGAGCTTCCCAGCAGCATGGCGAATGGAACACAGAGCCAGGCGGCTCTCCAGGGGCAGGCACTGGGCGAAGGCCCTCACTTCCCAGCTGTCAGTCGTACCAGTCAGATGATGTTAGGGCAGCTCAGTCCTACCTCACAGAACAACGTCTATCAGGGCTCAGAGAGCTGTCTGCCGGTGTCCCATGGCATTGGGAATCAGCAATCGAGTTTGGCCATGGCCAAGACTTACCAGCCATATGCCAACTACGGGGGCAGTAGGCGGCAAATAATGCTGAGG of the Sarcophilus harrisii chromosome 1, mSarHar1.11, whole genome shotgun sequence genome contains:
- the GLI3 gene encoding transcriptional activator GLI3, which gives rise to MEAQSHSSTASEKKKVEAPIAKCPTRADVSEKAAASSTTSNEDESPVQTYSRERRNAVAMQPQSGQGLGKISEEPSTSSEERASLIKKEIHGSLPHLAEPSVPYRGTVFAMDPRNGYMEPHYHPPHLFPAFHPPVPIDARHHEGRYHYDPSPIPPLHVPSALSSSPTYSDLPFIRISPHRNPAATSESPFSPPHPYINPYMDYIRSLHSSPSLSMISAARGLSPTDAPHAGVSPAEYYHHQMALLAGQRSPYADIIPSAAATGAGAIHMEYLHAMDSTRFPSPRLSTRPSRKRTLSISPLSDHSFDLQTMIRTSPNSLVTILNNSRSSSSASGSYGHLSASAISPALSFTYPPTPVSFQHMHQQILSRQQSLGSFGHSPPLIHPAPTFPTQRPIPGIPSVLNPVQVSSGLSEATQQNKPTSESAVSSTGDPMHNKRSKIKADEDLPSPGAGSLQEQPEGMTLVKEEGDKDENKQEPEVVYETNCHWEGCAREFDTQEQLVHHINNDHIHGEKKEFVCRWLDCSREQKPFKAQYMLVVHMRRHTGEKPHKCTFEGCTKAYSRLENLKTHLRSHTGEKPYVCEHEGCNKAFSNASDRAKHQNRTHSNEKPYVCKIPGCTKRYTDPSSLRKHVKTVHGPEAHVTKKQRGDLHPRPPPPREPGSHGPSRSPGQQTQGALGEQKDLNNSTSKRDECLQVKTVKSEKPMTSQPSPGGQSSCSSQQSPSSPYSNSGIELHLTNGGSIGDLSAIDETPIMDSTISTATTALALQARRNTTGTKWMEQVKAERFKQVNGMLPRLNPIPPPKAPVLAPIIGNGIQSNPSCSMNGPMTILPNRNDLSSVDVTMLNVLNRRDSNTSTISSAYLSSRRSSGISPCFSSRRSSEASQAEGRPQNVSVADSYDPISTDASRRSSEASQADGLPSLLSLTPAQQYRLKAKYAAATGGPPPTPLPNMERMSLKTRMALMGDCRESGLSPFPPVNPPRRCSDGGSNSYGRRTLLPHDMLGNGMRRASDPVRMVSENLSLPRVQRVNSLNSFNPPVMPPAVEKHNFALQNYTRPEGGLFRNFYSSPCPPSISENVTLESLTMEPDANLNDEDFLPDDVVQYLNSQGQGGYEQHFSGGISENGKASHGMVNGHHGLDQPHLPNGHGVSQYHAPEPPSSEASKSDLPIQWNEVSSGSADLSPTKLKCGQRPSALQARAFGLYNNMVVQQQNLLRNGVSQANGYQQLVENSSCGLQENLLPNSGGGNGTNGTSFHLQAGKAQQYSDGLNRQAAVGGTLDGSCGSLISGQKLRSNSMTLNGSQPNYGMSGAASELPSSMANGTQSQAALQGQALGEGPHFPAVSRTSQMMLGQLSPTSQNNVYQGSESCLPVSHGIGNQQSSLAMAKTYQPYANYGGSRRQIMLRNGLAQQQGHVGDANPTCRVNGIKMETQGQSQQLCSNVPHYSGQLYDQTLGFSQQDMKTGSFSISEANCLLQGTGTENSELLSPGANQVTSTVDNIDSNSLEGVQIDFDAIIDDGDHASLISGALSPSIIQNLSHNSSRLTTPRASLTFPALPVNTTNMAIGDMNSLLTSLAEESKFLAVMQ